The segment TCTTGAAGTCGAACGGGCCCTTGAGCTTGTTGTCGATGGAGCCGCCCCCCTTCTGCTGGTAGTAGGCGGTCCGGCTCGTCTGCGCGCCGCCGTCCGCCTGCGAGTACGCGTCCGTGATGAGCCGGTCGCCGTCCTTGTGCGGCTCCACATGCACCGCGTTGCGCGTGTACGTGAGGCCCCGGTCCTTCACCTTGGAGATGTCATCGAAGGACTTGAGGTCCGCGGCCCCGTTCTTGTCGCCCTTCCACTCGGCGCGCTCCACCAGCGTGCCGCCGTCCGCCTTCATCTCCAGCCGGTCGCGCGTGTGGGTGCCGTCCTCGTAGGCGGCGGTGTCCATCGTCACCGCGCCGTCCTTCTTCGTCGCCACCGAGCGCTCGATGATCTCTTTCTCGCCGTTGACGCGGGTGAGCTCCACCTGGGCGTCGGACACGCGCTTGAGGGTGATGCCCGCGGGCACGGGTTCCCGGCCGTCCGCCATGGCGAAGAGCTTGTCGGCTTGCTGCGTCGTCTTCTCGCGCAGCGACTTCTGCGCCTCCACCGTCTCGTCGCGGCGCTCGCTCACGCTGCGGAGCTCCACCGCCTGCTTCGCCTTGTCCTCGCCGGACACCGTCTGCTTCTCGGGCGGAGGCCCCTCCACGGCCGGCTTCGGCTCCGTGCGCACGACGCCCTTCGCGGCGAGGCCCACCCTCAGGCCCGGGAGGGCCGGCGCGAGCGCGGCGTCACCCAGCACCGGGCCCGTGGCCCGCTTCTGCGCCTCGAAGGCGTCGCCCACGACGGCCGGCTTCTTCGCCTCCACCGGCGCGGTGGCGACCTGCGGGGGTTCCCTCTGCTCGGTGACGGCGGGCGGGGCGACGGGGGCGAGGGGCTTGCGGGAGACCGGTGCGAGGGCCATGGGCGCTCCAGAGAAAGGGGGGATGCGAGTGCTCCGATGCAGGGACCCATTGCGGCCCGCGTGCCAGCCCCGCGAGGCCTGTGGCCGCGCCTGTTTCCAGGGGGTTGTCGCCCACCTGCACCGCGCGTCCTGGTGACCCTTGATGGGGGCCTGATGACCGCAGACACCAGGCAGGCGGCCTGGATGACGCATCGCGGGAGAAGATGCGGAGCGGGCAAGGGCCGGGGGTAGAGTCCCGCTCCGGGTGCACCACCGATGACCAAGAGAGACACCGGCAGGGGCGGAATGAACACGGGCGCTTCGGACGCCGCGCGCTCGGGCGTGGGCACGGGGCATGGAACCGGGCGGGGGACGGGGACTGGCGGCTCACGCCGGGCCCCGGAGGACGTGCCGCCCGTTCCCCAGGTGGGGCGCTACCTGCTGCTGCGCAAGCTGGGGCAGGGCGGCATGGGCGTGGTGTACGCCGCCTATGATCCGGACCTGGACCGCAAGGTGGCGCTCAAGCTCCTGCACCCGAACCACCAGCGGGAGTCGGAGGAGGCCCGCTCCCGGCTGATGCGCGAAGCGCAGGCCATGGCGCGCGTCTCCCATCCCAACGTCATCCCCGTCTTCGACGTGGGCATCTGGGGCGACCAGGTCTTCGTCGCGATGGAGCTGGTGGACGGCGGCACGCTGGGCACCTGGCTGAAGGAATCCAAGCGCTCGTGGAGCGAGGTGCTGGAGCGCTACCTCCAGGCCGGCCGGGGGCTCCAGGCCGCGCACGACGCGGGGCTCGTGCACCGCGACTTCAAGCCCGCCAACGTGCTGGTGAGCCGCGCGGGCCGCGTCTACGTGACGGACTTCGGGCTGGCGCGGCAGGTGGGCGACGCGCCGGAAGCGGCGACGTCGCCGGAGGAGGCGGAGGTCCTCCAGGCCGCGGACCGGCGGATGCTGGAGACGACGCTCACCGAGGCGGGCCTCCTCGTGGGTACGCCCAACTACATGTCCCCGGAGCAGTTCCGGGGCACGACGCTGGACGCGCGCACGGACCAGTTCAGCTTCTGCGCCGCGCTCTACGGTGCCCTCTTCGGCACGCGCCCCTTCGACCCGGGCAGCCTGAGGGCGTACGCGTCCTCCAGCCGGGGCGTGGAGGCGGAGGGCACGCAGTCGCTGGGGGGCACCGCGCCCCTGACGGCGCCGGGCCCCACCGCGCCGCCGCCCGTGCTCATCCGCGAGCCGCCGCGCGACACGAAGGTGCCCGCGTGGGTGCGGCAGGCGGTGCTGCGCGGCCTGTCGCTGGACGCGGACGCCCGCTTCACCTCCATGCGGACCCTGCTGGACGCGCTCTCCCAGGAGCAGCGCCACGGCCAGCGCAGGCGCTGGGTGACGGCGACGGGCGCGATGGCCGCCACGCTCGCGGTGGCCGGGGGCGTGGCGTGGCAGCAGTCCCAGGTGTGCGCGGACGCCGGGGCCCTGATGGACGACGTCTGGACGCCGGACGCGAAGGCGCGGCTGGAGTCCGCCTTCCGCGCCACCGGCAAGCCCTTCGCGGAGGCCATGGCCTTCCGCACCGTGCAGGTGCTGGAGCACTACGCGGGCGCGTGGAAGCAGCAGCGCGTCCTGGCGTGCGAGCAGACGCGCGTGCAGGGCGTCGTTCCGGAGGACCAGCTTGATCGGCAGGTGGTGTGCCTGGAGCGGCGCCGCAAGGATTTGCGCTCCACGGTGGACCTGCTGGCCAGCGCGGACGCGGCGCTGGTGGAGAAGGCCGTGGACGTGGCGCACGCGCTGCCCGCGCTCCACGACTGCGAGGACGTGGGCTCGCTGGCCGAACAGCAGCGCCGGCCCTCCGACCCCGCCCTGCGCGAGACGATTGATCAACTGGAGGGGAGGCTGTCGGAGGTCCGCGCGCAGGTGGACGCGGGGCGCTACCCCGCGGCGCTCGCGGCGGTAACGCCCCTGGAGGCCCCGGTGCTGGCCACGGGCTTCCTGCCGCTGCGCGCGGAGCTGCGCTTCCACCAGGGCTGGCTCCAGGAGCAGCTGGGGGACTCGCCCGCGGCCTCGACGCTCCTGTCGCGCGCCGTGTTCGACGCGGAGGCGGGCCGGGCGGACCGGCTGAAGGTCGCCATCCTCAACAAGCTCCTCTACGTGGAGGACGGGCTGAAGCACTTCGACCCGGCGGCGAACTGGGGACAGCTCGCGGAGGCCACCCTCCAGCGGCTGGGCGGGGAGCCGGTGCTGGAGGCCGACGTGAAGGTGAACCAGGCCAACCTCGCCGCGTCCCAGGACCACCTGGAGGACGCCGTCGCGCGGCTGTCGGAGGCGCGGGCCCTCTATGAGAAGGCCCTGCCGCCCCAGCACCCCAAGCGCGCGCGGACGCTCTTCCTGCTGGGCCGGATGACGCTCGCGGCGGGCAAGCCGACGGAGGCCCTGGCGCTCCTGGAGGAGTCGCTGAAGCAGACCGAGGCGGCGGTGGGCCCGCTCCACCCGGACATGGCGCGCCGGCACGTCCTGCTGTCCCTGGCCCTGCGCGAAGCGAAGGAGGACGCCCGGGCGCTGCCCCATGCCCGGGCGGCGGCGGACATCCTCAAGGCCGTCCACGGCGCGGACAGCCCCTGGTACGCGGATGCGCTGGACGAGGTGGGCATGTGCCAGCTTGGGATGAAGCGCTACGACGACGCCCTGAAGACCTACGAGCAGGCCCTGGCGCTCAAGCGCAAGGCGCTGCCCGCGGACGACGAGGGGCTCCAGCCCTCCTATGACGGGGTGGGGCAGGCGCTGCTGGGCCTGGGCCGGGCGCGTGATTCGGTGGCACCGCTCCAGCAGGCGGTGTCCTTCGCGTCCGCGCCCGCGGATGCGCTGGCGGAGTCGGGCTTCGCGTTGGCGCGCGCGCTGTACCAGGCGGGCCGTCCGCCGGAGGCCCGGGGCGAGGCCACCCGGGCCCGGGGGCGCTTCACCGAGGCGGGGATGGACGAGCGCGTGGGGGAGGTGGACTCGTGGCTGAAGTCCCTGCCGACCGAGGCCGCGCGCCCGCCTGCCCGCAAGCCCCCCCGCTCACGGCGGCGGTGAGGCCGCGCGCATGCGCGGGTGGCAGCCCCGGCGAGGCGTGGTAGCGTCCGCCGCGTGTCGCTGCCGCCAGACGAGGATGAGGCGCTCCTGGATGCCACGGCCACCCTGCAGCGGGGCCGGTCGGGTCAGGTGCGGATGGTGCTGCGGGTCCTGTCGGGCGCGGAGGCCGGCAAGGCGCACGCGCTCAAGCAGGGCACGTACGTGCTGGGCAAGGCCCCCACGTGCGACATCGTCCTGTCCGACAAGGCCGTCTCCCGGCAGCACCTGCGGCTGGAGGTGCACGACGAGCACGTGCTCGCCACGGACCTGGGCTCCCACAACGGCTCCTTCGTGGACGGCCTGCGCTTCAGCGCCATGGAGCTGCGCCCGGGCAGCGTCTTCACCCTGGGCACCACGGAGCTGAAGCTGGTGCCGGAGGACACGCGCGACCGCTCGGTGACGCTCTCCTCCAAGGACCGCTTCGGCGCGCTGGTGGGCAACAGCCGCAAGATGCGCGAGGCCTTCACGCTGCTGGAGCGCCTGGCGCCCGGCGGCGCGGACGTCCTCATCCACGGGGAGACGGGCACCGGCAAGGACCTGTGCGCGGAGGCCATCCACCAGCAGAGCCCGCGCGCGAAGGGCCCCTTCGTCATCGTGGACCTGGCGGGCGTGCCCTCCACGCTCATCGAATCCGAGCTCTTCGGCCACGTGAAGGGCTCCTTCACCGGCGCCCAGGCCGACCGCGCCGGCGCCTTCGAGCGCGCCCAGAACGGCACCGTCTTCCTGGACGAGATTGGCGAGCTGCCCCTGGAGCTGCAGCCGCGCCTGCTGCGCGTGCTGGAGCGCCGGCAGGTGAAGCGCGTGGGCGGCAACGACTACTTCACGGTGAACATGCGCGTGGTGGCCGCCTCCCACGTCAACCTGGAGCAGGCCGTCCAGCAGGGGAAGTTCCGCCGCGACCTCTTCCACCGGCTCGCCGTGCTGCGCGTCACGCTGCCCGCGCTGCGCGAGCGCCCGGACGACATCCCCCTGCTCATCGACTCCATGCTCAAGCAGATGGGCCGGCCGCCCAGCGCCCTGTCCGACCAGACCCGCGCGCTGCTCCTCCAGTACCCCTGGCCCGGCAACGTGCGCGAGCTGCGCAACGTGGTGGAGCAGGTGGTGAACCTGGGCGAGGAGGCCCTGCCCGACCTGGAGCCGCCCACGGATGGGACGCGCAAGGGGGCGGAGCTGGACCTGCCCTTCAAGGAGGCCAAGGAGCACCTCATCGAGGTCTTCGAGCGCGACTACCTGAAGAACCTCATCGAGCGTTGCGAAGGCAACATCTCCCGGGCGGCCCGGGAGGCGGACATCGACCGTGTCTACCTGCGGAAACTTCTGCGGAAACATGGCCTGGACCCGGCGGGGGACCCTTAACACGGGGCGGCATCCCAGGTAGGATGGCATCCCCCATCCCCCTCCAGGAGACCTCCCCTTGAGCGTGACCCTCCCCCCGAACCTCCAGCGTCCCGTCGCACCGCGTGCGGAGCTGACGCCGACGTCCCAGAAGCCGGAGCCGGCCGCGCAGCAGGCGGCGCTGCCCCTGGCGAAGGTCGTCACCTCGGTTGAGTCCGCGCCCACCGCGGTCCAGACGGAGCATGCCTCGGACGCCTTCGCGGCCGAGGACGCCATCCGGATGCTGCAGGGCTGGGCGAACCGCTTCGCGTCGGGCGCGGGGGCCTCCCCGGAGGCGGACGCGCTGCGCGTGGGCCAGGCCTGCGCTCCCCAGGAGGCGGCGCCGCAGATTGGCGACTGGGAAGACGACGCGTCGGTGGTCCAGCAGACGAAGGAGCAGAACTGCGGCGCCGCGGTGGCGGTGATGCTGGGCAATGAGAAGGGCACCGGCAAGACGCAGGCCGCGTCGGACACGGAGAAGATGGACGCGCTGGACTCGCGCTTCACGGACGGCGACGGCACGACGCCCATCGAGCTGTCCAACATGCTGGCGAGCCAGGGCGTCAAGGTGACGGAGTCGGCCTCCAAGCTCGACAAGGGCCTCCTGGACGACGCGCTCAGCCGCGACGGCAAGGCGGCGGTGCTGGTGGACTCCTCCAAGGTGGACCCCCGGGCGCAGGCCGGCGAGAAGGGCCAGGCGCACTGGGTCACCGTGGAGGGCAAGGACGACCAGGGCCGCTACAAGGTGAAGGACCCGGGCACGGGCAAGAGCGTCAAGATGGACGCCGACAAGCTGTCGGACGCCGTGGACACCAGCCTGCGCGAGCACAAGACGGGCGGCATGGTCATCGTCGAGGGCGCCAACGGCGCCTCCGAGGAGCAGGTCGCGGCGGAGAGCAACTCGAAGGTGGCGTCGCTCGCCAACGAAGAGGGCGGCGGCTCCCGCGCCATGTCCCGCTTCGGTCGCGAATCCTCCTAGCCCCTCCTGGACGACCGCCTCATGGCCCTCCCCAGGTTCATCCGCCACGGTCCCCTGCGCGTCGCCCTGCCGGAAGGCTGGTTCGACGCCAGCCACATCGTGGCGGTGGGCCCGGAGGAGGACGGCTTCCGCGCGAACCTCGTCGTGTCGCTGGAGCCCGCGGTCCCCCATGAGACGCTGGAGCAGTTCGCCGCGCGCATGCTGGAAGGCGTGCGCGGGGCGCAGGACTTCCGCCAGGTGTCGCAGAAGAAGGCGACGCTCGGCGCCAACGCGGGCGTGCTGCGCGAGTACACGTTCCGGATGGAGGCGCTGAGCCTCGCGCAGCTCCAGTTCCACGTGCTGCGCGAGCAGGTGGGCTTCACCTTCACGTACACCCAGCTCGCGAACCGGCTGGCCGCGACGCGCCCGGAGGCGGAGGCGCTGCTCGCGTCGGTGACGTTGGATTCGGTGGCGGAGCTGTCGCTGCGCCCCACGTTGCGCGCCTGAGCTGCGTTCGGGCGCCTCCGCCCGGGCGCCAACTCAGACGACCAGGTGCTCCACGGCGCGCAGCCGCAGGAGTTGGCGCGCAAGCTCCTGCACCTGCTCCACCTCCTGCTGGCCCAGGGCCTTGCGCAGCGACAGCTTCATGTCCGTGGACGCGCGCAGCAGCAGGGTGCGCAGCTGGGCGTTGCTGAGCAGCGGGTTGAGGCGCCGCAGGTGGCCCACCAGCGCCCCCAACTGGGCCAGCGTCAGTCCGGCGACCATCACCTGCGTGTGGGAGCCCTCGTCCGGGCTCTGGCTGATGGCCAGCATCCACGGGGACAGGAGCAGGGAGCGGGTGAACTCCCGCCCGTACGTCTGGCCCAGCCGCGCGCACTCCTCCAGCAGCGGGCCGGTGTCGTGGCCGGCGATGACGGGCTGGATGCGGGCGGCCTCGTACTTCTGGAGCACCGCGTCGTATTGCTTGCGCACGTCGACGCCCTGCGGGCTGCGCAGGAACTCCGTGAAGGCTTCGTTCACCTCGCGCCGCAGGGCCTGGAGCAGCGCGGCGTCGTCCGTGACGGGGGGCTCGCCCAGCGCCAGGGCCAGGTACTGCCGGTCCTCGGGGACCGCGTTCGCGGACTTCCACCACTCGTGGGCGACGGAGCTTTCGCTCAGGACCACGGGCAGGGTGACGACGCCCTGGCGGCCGGGGTTGGCGAGGAAGTTCGTGAGTTTCATCACCACTTCGGACAGCCCGCGAAACAGCCGGTTGATCAGCGCCAGGCGCAGCTTCGCGCGGCCCTCCGCGGCCTCCTTCGCGGCGTTCGCGCCCTGTCCGTCCGTGGCGGTGCGCTCGCGCGAGGCCCCGGACGAAGGGGTGGGCAGCTGGCGCGCCTGGAGCGGGGCGACGTCCACCTGCGGGGCCGGCGCCTGGGGCTGGGCCTGCGGCTGGGGCGCGAGCGTGGGTTCGGGGATGGCTGGCTTCTCCACCAGGCCCGCGAACCCGGCGGCGGCGGCGCCGCGCTGGGTGCTGGGCGCCATCCCGTCCTTCTGCTGGGAGCCCTTCGCGGCGTCGCCCCCACCGCGTTCGGCTTCCGCGGACCGGGCGGCCGTGCCCTCCTGGCCCGCGGACTCCTGGGCGCCGCCCTTCGCGGAGGTGCCCTTCGCGGAGCCACCCTTGACGAGGCCGCCCTTCGCGGTGGCCTTGCCGGAGGCCTTGCCCTCACCGGGCTTCGCCTTTTCGCCCGGTCCTTCCTCCCGGGGGCCTCGCGCGGGCACGCCCGGCCGGGGGAGGTTGGGAGGAAGGCGGACGCTCATGGGACGGGGCCTCTAGGGGGAGGGACTCAGGCCAGGTTCTTCAGGTGGACGACGAGGTTGCTGTCGCTGCTGCCCAGCGTGCTCGCGTCGTCGGTGGGGATGACGTAGCCCTGATCCGCGCCGACGTGCTTGCGGAAGAAGTCTACCACCTCCGGATCCTGCACGTTGGAGGTGGTGCTCTTCTTGATGCCGTACGCCTGCCCGTCCGCACCCTTGGCCTTCACGGAGTCCGGGGCTGAGGCCAGCAGGTTCTCGGTGGTGCCCGACAGGCGACCGCCGCTCTGCGGCTGCATCGTCATGGCGGCGTTGTGACCCTCGATGTAGCTGACGTCGTAGTAGGTTTTCCCGTGCCCGCCGTCGAACTTCACTTCACCGAGCGTCGCGTTCTTGCCGTCGCCAGCGTCGGTGCGGAAGTTGCCGGACCAGCCGTCCGGGAACTGCACCGTCCTGCTCTCACCGGGCTTGAGGGTGACTGCGTCCACGGCCTTCTCGCCTGCGTTGGGGGTGAAGTTCACCTTCATCGGCGTGGTGCCGTCGTTGTGCAGGGTCATGGTGTTCTTGCCCGTCACCCCGCCCTGGGACTGCGAAGCGCCCTGGGCGCCCGCGACGGCGGGCTCTCCGCCGAAGGCCGCGCTCTCGCCGCCCAGGTCCGGCACGCCGCCGTCGAAGGAGTCCCCTTGCGCGCCCAGGCCCATCGCGGCGCCATTCGGCCCGACGACGCCCGTGTTGCCGATGTTGTTCGGCCCGACGACGCCCGTGTTCCCGCCGCTGGCGCCCTGCGCGCCACCAAGGCCCTCGGCGCCCAGGAGCTTCGACAGCTCTCCCAGCATCGCGAGCATCTTCCCCAGCTTCTCCATCCCGCCGCCCTTGCCCGCGCCGTCCAGCGAGTCGAAGCCGTCCTGCTGCATCTGGCCCCGTAGCCCGAGGCCCTTCTCCAGCGCGCCGCTCTTCATCGCGTCCGTCGCGACCTGCTGGAGCGGGGCGACCTGCCCGGTGGCCGGGGTGCGGGAGAGGGCGGGGCTGGGAACGGACGACTTGGAGAGGGGAGAGATCGCCATGGCGGTGTTCCTCGAAAGAAGCGGGGTCGGCGGGGGGCGCCGGCCGTATCGGCTGATGTGGGGGACTAGAGCAGGAGGCATGCCAGCTCCCACCCGCGGGCCGGCGGTGCGCCAATCCCCCGGGATTGCTCGTGAAGGTCCAGGACAGGGGGCTGGCCTTGAGGACGCCGGCGCCCGCGCCCTGATGACTGCCGTCGGGCCGCTGGTGTCTGGCGTCATCACCCCCGACGCCGTCCGCGCCTCCCACGCACGCGGGCCCGCAAAGAAGAACGGCCCCCCTCCGCGTGGGAGAGAGGCCGGAAGACTTCAGGGCCCTTCAGGTCAGGCTCTTCGGACCGTGGCCGAGCGGATGGCCCTCAGGATCAACAGCAACACCACCGCTCCGATGAACGCCACGAAGATGGTGCCCGCGATGCCACCGAACGGAGCACTCGTGCCGAGCGCCCGGAAGATGAAGCCGCCCAGGAACGCGCCGACCACGCCCACCACGATGTCGCCCACCACGCCGTAACCGCCACCCACCACCGCGGACGCGAGCCACCCCGCGATGAGGCCGATGACCGCCCACAACAGGATTGCTTCCAAGCCCATGCCGTTCCCCCTTTGCAAATGGACGGGAACAACATGGGCATGGTTCCTCCTGGATGCTCGTCCCACCCCGCGGAACGATGCGCGGCGCCCCTGGAGCCCTGGCTTCCAGCCACCCTGGCGTTCACCACCGGACGTCCGGACGTCAGCCCTTCGCGGGTGAAGCGCCTCCCAGGGACCGACGCCTGATTCCCCCGGGGCCGCGAGGCGTACGGACACTGTCCGTGCGCCCTCGCCTGTGGCGCCTCCGGGCCCCGCTTGTCGTGTGAGCCATGGCCCACGACGTGTTCATCCATCGAGATCTTCACGCCGATGTACCAGTTGTTCCTCACGGATCGGGACTTCTGGCGCGCGAGCAATTCGTTGCAGTTGGATGAGACCCTCACCATCTACGTCGCGACGCTGCTCCAGGCGCCCGGGCTGGTGGCGCTGGTGAACAACCGCCACAACATGTTGCCGCTGACGACGATGCGCGGGCTTCCGCTTGATGCTGCACGGCCTGTCCGCGGAGCTGCTCCACGGCTTCCTGGTGGAGTGCAAGCACGGGCGGATGCCGCAACTGGCGCGCATCGTGGCGCCCACGCTCCAACTGCCCCAGCCGGTGAGCAGCGCGGCGTAGGCGTCCTCCGCGCTCCATCCCGGCGACTCACTGCGAAAAGCCCCTCTACTTCCGGAGGATTGACGGGCCGGGGCTTTAAGATGCATTCTGAATGCATCTTTAACGGGCCTGGTTCCAGGCCGGGGAGCGGCGGCATGTCGAGCGTGTACGAGCAGATTGGTGGAGAGCCGGCGATGGCGGCGGCGGTGGAGCTCTTCTACCGGAAGGTGCTGGGCGACGAGCGCATCAGCCACTTCTTCGAGACCGTGGACATGGAGCGCCAGGCCGCGAAGCAGAAGGCCTTCCTGACGATGGTGTGCGGTGGCCCCGCGAACTACACCGGCAAGGACATGCGGGAGGGCCACCGGCCGCTGGTCCAGCGCGGCTTGAATGACATGCACTTCAACGCCGTGGCGGGGCACCTCAAGGAAACGCTGGAGGAGCTGGGCGTGCCCGCGGAGCTGGTGGGGAAGGTGATGGCGGTCGCGGAAGGCGCTCGCGCGGACGTGCTGAACCGCTGAAGCCGGAAAGGGGCACGTCATGGCGAAGGTGAAACACGAAGCCGCGTGGTACCCACTGGAGCCCGAGGAGACGGTGCTGGACGGGCTCCTGCGGCAGGGCGTGAACGTGCCCCACTCGTGCCGGGCAGGGGCCTGCCAGTCCTGCCTGATGCGGGCCGTGGAGGGCACCGTGCCCCCGGCCTCGCAGGTCGGGCTCAAGGACACGCTCCGGGCCCGCAACTACTTCCTCGCGTGCGCCTGCAAGCTGCCGGCGGACGCCGCGCTGGAGGTGGCCGGAGTCCGCGAGCTGCGCATCCCCGCGAGCATCGTCGCGTTGGAGTCGCTGTCGCCGGACGTGCTGTCGGTGCGCCTGGAGACGGCGACGCCACTCGACTACCGCGCGGGACAGTACGTCTCCCTGGTGCGCGCGGACGGACTCGCGCGCAGCTACTCCCTGGCGAGCCTGCCCCGCGAAGGCACCCTGGAGCTTCATGTGCGGCTCATCCCCGGGGGCGCCATGAGCGGCTGGCTCGCCCGGGACGTGCGACCCGGTGAACGCGTGGAGATCCAGGGCCCGGCGGGGGACTGCTTCTACGTGCCCGGGCAGCCGGAGGCCCCCCTGTTGCTGGCGGGCACGGGCACGGGGCTCGCGCCCCTGTATGGGATTGTCCGGGACGCGCTGGAGGCCGGCCACACGGGGCCCATCCACCTGCTCCACGGGGCGAGGGACCCGGGGGGCCTGTACCTCGTGGACCGGCTGCGTGAGTGGGCCGCCTGGCACCCGAACGTCCACTACTGGCCGAGCGTGCTGGCCGGCGGCGGTGGGGACATCCAGGAAGGAACGCTGGAGGCGCTCGTGCTCGCCCGCCTCCCGAAGCGGCCCACCGGTTGGCGAGCGTTCCTCTGCGGCAACGCCGAAGGGGTGCTATCCCTGCGCAAGAAGCTCTTCCTGGCGGGGTTCTCGCTGAAGGACATCCACGCGGATGCCTTCCTGCCGAGCGCGCCGCCAGCAGGGCGTGTCGCTGGAGCCGCCTGACCTTGCACCTGACCCTTCACGCCGACTACGCGCTGCGCGTCCTCATGTACCTGGCCGCGCGCTCCGACACGCCGTCGTCCACCCAGGAGATGGCGGACGCCTACCGCATCTCCAAGCACCACCTGGTGCGCGTGGTGCAGACGCTGGGACAGCAGGGCTGGGTGGAGGTGCGGCCGGGGCGCTCCGGCGGCGTTCTGCTGGCGAAGGCCCCGGGGGACATCCGCCTGGGCAAGGTGGTGCGCGCGGCCGAGCCGGACTTCCACCTGGTGGAGTGCTTCGACCGGGAGCGCAACACCTGTCCCATCGCGCCGGCCTGCGGCCTCAAGGGCGTGCTGGCGGAGGCCCGCGACGCGTTCCTGGCCACGCTAGACAAGTACACGCTGGAAGACCTGTTGCGGCGCTCCAAGCCGGGCCTGGTCGAACTCTTCTTCCCCGCGGCCACGTCGGAGGGCTGAGGCCCCCGACGTGGGCGCAGAGGGGCTTCAGCGCCCGTAGGTGCCGACGAGCGTGGCGCGCGCGAGCGTGTGGCTGAAGAGGTTGAAGCCCAGCAGGCCGGGCGAGGCGTCCTTCGGCACGTCGAGCGACTCCACGTCCACGGCGTGCACGACGATGAAGTAGCGGTGCGCGCCATGGCCCGGCGGAGGCGCGGCGCCGATGTAGCGCGCGACGCCGCCGTCGTTGCGGAGCTGGAAGGCGCCGGCGGGCAGCTTCTTGCCGTCCTCGGTGCCCGCGTCGGTGGGCAGGCTGGTGGTGGCGCGGGGCAGGTTGACCACGGCCCAGTGCCAGAAGCCGCTCGCGGTGGGCGCGTCCGGGTCGTAGACGGTGACGACGAAGCTCTTCGTGCCCTCCGGGAAGCCGCTCCAGGACAACTGCGGTGACACGTCCTTGCCGCCCGCGCCAAAGATGCCGCTGAGCTGCGCGGTGGCCAGCGTCTCGCCGTCGCGCACGTCGGTGCTGGTGACGGTGAAGGAGGGCACCTTCGGCAATGCGTCGTAGGGGTTGAGCTTCATGCGCGTGGGCTCCAGGGGAGGAAGAGGGGCGCGAAAATAACCACCCGCTTCGGGAGTCGCGCGCACCCGCGCGCCGACTGTCGCAATGTGGAGGGTTGACGCTTCAGCGGGAGGCCCTTCTCTCCCGGTACTCCACGGTCATTTTCTGCAGGGCCTTGAGCATCTCGTCATCCTCAATGGAGAAGGGATCGCACTGCCCCGTCAGCTGACTGCTGGCGATTGCAATGACCTGTCCCACGCGGAAGTCAGGCTCTTCCGCCAGGAAGTTCAGGAGCGCTTCCATGACCTGTTCTGGAAGTCGTTTCGGGCTCATGCCGCCGCACCCTACCGTCCGGCCCCGAGGCCTGGAAGGAGCCCTGGATGCGCCGTACGTGGAGCTGAAGGGCGCAGGACGCAGCGCGTACGACGAGGACTGAAAGTGTGTAGCCGCACGCAGCGTCCCCGTGATGACGAGGCGCGTCGGTTCGCTGTCGTTGACAGGGGACACCCGGGCCCGGACAGTCGTGCGCGCCATGGCCACCTATCCCGCGTCTCCCCGTGAAGCCTTCCTCCAGCTTCGCTCGCTCGCCGAGGCGCTGAGCCAACCGGAGCAGCGCCCCCGCGCGCTGGTGGAGCTGCGCGAGCTGGCGGAGCTGTCGCGCGACAAGCCGGAGGGCGCGCCGCTGCGCCTCGCGTCGGTGGTGGTCGC is part of the Corallococcus soli genome and harbors:
- a CDS encoding protein kinase domain-containing protein; amino-acid sequence: MTKRDTGRGGMNTGASDAARSGVGTGHGTGRGTGTGGSRRAPEDVPPVPQVGRYLLLRKLGQGGMGVVYAAYDPDLDRKVALKLLHPNHQRESEEARSRLMREAQAMARVSHPNVIPVFDVGIWGDQVFVAMELVDGGTLGTWLKESKRSWSEVLERYLQAGRGLQAAHDAGLVHRDFKPANVLVSRAGRVYVTDFGLARQVGDAPEAATSPEEAEVLQAADRRMLETTLTEAGLLVGTPNYMSPEQFRGTTLDARTDQFSFCAALYGALFGTRPFDPGSLRAYASSSRGVEAEGTQSLGGTAPLTAPGPTAPPPVLIREPPRDTKVPAWVRQAVLRGLSLDADARFTSMRTLLDALSQEQRHGQRRRWVTATGAMAATLAVAGGVAWQQSQVCADAGALMDDVWTPDAKARLESAFRATGKPFAEAMAFRTVQVLEHYAGAWKQQRVLACEQTRVQGVVPEDQLDRQVVCLERRRKDLRSTVDLLASADAALVEKAVDVAHALPALHDCEDVGSLAEQQRRPSDPALRETIDQLEGRLSEVRAQVDAGRYPAALAAVTPLEAPVLATGFLPLRAELRFHQGWLQEQLGDSPAASTLLSRAVFDAEAGRADRLKVAILNKLLYVEDGLKHFDPAANWGQLAEATLQRLGGEPVLEADVKVNQANLAASQDHLEDAVARLSEARALYEKALPPQHPKRARTLFLLGRMTLAAGKPTEALALLEESLKQTEAAVGPLHPDMARRHVLLSLALREAKEDARALPHARAAADILKAVHGADSPWYADALDEVGMCQLGMKRYDDALKTYEQALALKRKALPADDEGLQPSYDGVGQALLGLGRARDSVAPLQQAVSFASAPADALAESGFALARALYQAGRPPEARGEATRARGRFTEAGMDERVGEVDSWLKSLPTEAARPPARKPPRSRRR
- a CDS encoding sigma 54-interacting transcriptional regulator — encoded protein: MVLRVLSGAEAGKAHALKQGTYVLGKAPTCDIVLSDKAVSRQHLRLEVHDEHVLATDLGSHNGSFVDGLRFSAMELRPGSVFTLGTTELKLVPEDTRDRSVTLSSKDRFGALVGNSRKMREAFTLLERLAPGGADVLIHGETGTGKDLCAEAIHQQSPRAKGPFVIVDLAGVPSTLIESELFGHVKGSFTGAQADRAGAFERAQNGTVFLDEIGELPLELQPRLLRVLERRQVKRVGGNDYFTVNMRVVAASHVNLEQAVQQGKFRRDLFHRLAVLRVTLPALRERPDDIPLLIDSMLKQMGRPPSALSDQTRALLLQYPWPGNVRELRNVVEQVVNLGEEALPDLEPPTDGTRKGAELDLPFKEAKEHLIEVFERDYLKNLIERCEGNISRAAREADIDRVYLRKLLRKHGLDPAGDP
- a CDS encoding DcrB-related protein; this encodes MALPRFIRHGPLRVALPEGWFDASHIVAVGPEEDGFRANLVVSLEPAVPHETLEQFAARMLEGVRGAQDFRQVSQKKATLGANAGVLREYTFRMEALSLAQLQFHVLREQVGFTFTYTQLANRLAATRPEAEALLASVTLDSVAELSLRPTLRA
- a CDS encoding GlsB/YeaQ/YmgE family stress response membrane protein; this translates as MGLEAILLWAVIGLIAGWLASAVVGGGYGVVGDIVVGVVGAFLGGFIFRALGTSAPFGGIAGTIFVAFIGAVVLLLILRAIRSATVRRA
- a CDS encoding group I truncated hemoglobin, whose translation is MSSVYEQIGGEPAMAAAVELFYRKVLGDERISHFFETVDMERQAAKQKAFLTMVCGGPANYTGKDMREGHRPLVQRGLNDMHFNAVAGHLKETLEELGVPAELVGKVMAVAEGARADVLNR
- a CDS encoding 2Fe-2S iron-sulfur cluster-binding protein, coding for MAKVKHEAAWYPLEPEETVLDGLLRQGVNVPHSCRAGACQSCLMRAVEGTVPPASQVGLKDTLRARNYFLACACKLPADAALEVAGVRELRIPASIVALESLSPDVLSVRLETATPLDYRAGQYVSLVRADGLARSYSLASLPREGTLELHVRLIPGGAMSGWLARDVRPGERVEIQGPAGDCFYVPGQPEAPLLLAGTGTGLAPLYGIVRDALEAGHTGPIHLLHGARDPGGLYLVDRLREWAAWHPNVHYWPSVLAGGGGDIQEGTLEALVLARLPKRPTGWRAFLCGNAEGVLSLRKKLFLAGFSLKDIHADAFLPSAPPAGRVAGAA